Proteins from one Mytilus galloprovincialis chromosome 11, xbMytGall1.hap1.1, whole genome shotgun sequence genomic window:
- the LOC143051046 gene encoding uncharacterized protein LOC143051046, with amino-acid sequence MIDRQAIQKLEKLCNACELSNVQQKAVSWCSVCQEALCSVCENCHRKFKMSSKHKILTLQEVQEGQKTAVSGLVTCDTHSDKYVEIFCVDHSKPCCTVCATVKHRKCETVVVIEEAAVGMRESEKMAEFIELVMQWENMLEKSMQDTEENVASVALLENNIFSEIEKLRREIIENVNKLENATKEELTTKKKVIITELTDRLSEITSLKSTVNNWHKILSTCKTDGSDIQCLIEFNKLIPMKEKIESEIEKVTSAFDERSFLFERNRLVGDFQETVKSLGEIRVVNQQQTVKLESISDSTIDAITKTDNEKVKSQSEISMFNLRQRHLNKPPNSSTDYLVRRLRSGNSSYR; translated from the coding sequence ATGATTGACCGACAAGCAATACAGAAATTAGAAAAGTTATGCAACGCATGCGAACTTAGCAATGTTCAGCAGAAGGCTGTGTCATGGTGTTCTGTATGTCAGGAAGCACTGTGTTCTGTCTGTGAAAACTGCCATCGTAAGTTTAAAATGTCTTCAAAGCATAAAATTCTGACATTACAAGAGGTTCAAGAAGGCCAGAAAACAGCTGTTTCTGGATTGGTTACATGCGATACCCATTCGGATAAATATGTCGAGATTTTTTGTGTAGATCATTCTAAACCATGTTGCACTGTTTGTGCAACAGTAAAACATCGTAAATGCGAAACAGTCGTTGTAATAGAAGAAGCTGCAGTCGGTATGAGAGAATCCGAGAAGATGGCCGAATTTATAGAGCTTGTTATGCAGTGGGAAAATATGCTTGAAAAGTCTATGCAAGACACAGAGGAAAATGTTGCAAGCGTGGCACTTTTGGAGAACAATATATTCTCAGAAATTGAAAAGTTGAGGAGAGAAATAATCGAAAACGTCAACAAATTAGAAAACGCTACAAAAGAAGAGTTAACCACAAAAAAGAAAGTGATAATAACAGAACTTACAGACAGGCTAAGTGAAATAACCAGCTTAAAGTCGACCGTTAATAACTGGCACAAGATATTGAGTACATGTAAAACAGATGGGTCCGACATTCAGTGTTTGATTGAGTTTAATAAATTGATTCCGATGAAAGAAAAAATCGAATCTGAAATTGAAAAAGTTACATCGGCCTTTGATGAAAGGTCATTTCTATTCGAAAGAAACCGTCTCGTAGGAGATTTCCAAGAAACTGTAAAATCCCTAGGTGAAATAAGAGTTGTGAATCAACAACAGACTGTAAAGCTGGAGTCTATTAGTGACTCTACAATTGACGCAATTACAAAAACAGATAAcgaaaaagttaaatcacaaagtGAAATAAGCATGTTTAATCTTAGACAGAGACATTTGAATAAGCCACCCAATTCTTCTACAGATTATTTGGTCCGAAGATTGCGAAGTGGAAACTCGTCTTACCGTTGA